One stretch of Saccharomonospora xinjiangensis XJ-54 DNA includes these proteins:
- a CDS encoding GGDEF domain-containing protein, giving the protein MLWTRPRHFVVFLLTMEMLSVPGFTASFVNAPAPVGSDWLEFAILALGATVHIQLTHRQEERRRNRTKTVLIDLTAVWVFPATLVLPATLAVLLVVLIRFQRWFTARRPAHHFVFSSIAHGLAAALANLTYTAMSPQDWTTLTASGSLREFGLVLVTAAVYEGVQIVYVGGILALGSPSPTVRTVLGSKTDNLLEAITTGLGAVTAVLVVIMPPAVAIMAVVTVVFNRLAEIDQLQDAVVTDPKTGLLNMRGWTESAERALNRVRRAGSTLSVLMVDLDHFKWINDTFGHPAGDDVLAAVANALSSVTRPADVVGRFGGEEFLLLLPDADTSAAELAAERIRTTIAGLRIPTTDKRGAQATISGRTASIGVAVFPRHADHLDGLLQAADTAVYEAKESGRNRVSFASVPS; this is encoded by the coding sequence ATGCTGTGGACGAGGCCACGGCACTTCGTGGTGTTCCTCCTCACCATGGAGATGTTGTCGGTGCCCGGCTTCACGGCGTCGTTTGTGAACGCACCCGCGCCCGTCGGCTCCGACTGGCTGGAGTTCGCGATCCTCGCGCTCGGTGCGACCGTTCACATCCAGCTCACGCACCGTCAGGAGGAGCGGCGGCGCAACCGGACGAAGACCGTCCTGATCGACCTCACCGCGGTCTGGGTCTTTCCCGCGACGTTGGTGCTCCCCGCCACACTCGCGGTACTGCTGGTGGTCCTCATCCGTTTCCAGCGCTGGTTCACCGCGCGCAGGCCCGCGCACCACTTCGTCTTCTCGTCCATCGCACACGGGCTCGCTGCCGCGCTGGCCAACCTCACCTACACGGCGATGTCACCGCAGGACTGGACCACCTTGACCGCCTCGGGTTCGTTGCGGGAGTTCGGCCTCGTGCTCGTCACGGCCGCGGTGTACGAGGGAGTGCAGATCGTCTACGTCGGCGGCATTCTCGCGCTGGGTTCACCGTCGCCGACTGTGCGTACCGTCCTCGGCAGCAAGACCGACAACCTCCTCGAGGCCATCACGACAGGTCTCGGCGCCGTCACCGCCGTGCTCGTGGTCATCATGCCTCCGGCAGTGGCGATCATGGCTGTCGTCACGGTCGTGTTCAACCGGCTCGCGGAGATCGACCAGCTTCAGGACGCGGTGGTGACCGACCCGAAGACCGGTCTGCTCAACATGCGCGGGTGGACCGAGTCGGCCGAACGCGCGCTCAACCGGGTGCGGCGCGCGGGGAGCACGCTCTCGGTGCTGATGGTGGACCTCGACCATTTCAAGTGGATCAATGATACGTTCGGGCACCCCGCAGGAGACGACGTGCTCGCGGCGGTGGCGAACGCCTTGTCGAGCGTGACCCGGCCCGCCGACGTCGTCGGCCGCTTCGGTGGTGAGGAGTTCCTTTTGCTGCTACCCGACGCCGACACCTCAGCAGCCGAGCTCGCGGCCGAGCGGATACGCACGACCATCGCGGGGTTGCGCATACCCACCACCGACAAGCGGGGAGCGCAGGCCACCATCAGCGGCAGGACGGCCTCCATCGGAGTTGCCGTGTTCCCCCGCCACGCCGACCACCTCGACGGTCTGCTCCAAGCGGCGGACACGGCCGTGTACGAGGCCAAGGAGTCGGGCCGTAACCGGGTGAGCTTCGCCTCTGTCCCGTCCTGA
- a CDS encoding SDR family NAD(P)-dependent oxidoreductase, whose amino-acid sequence MNGQLDGKAVVVTGAGRGLGEAFATHAAQAGALVVVNDIDADLAQRTTANITTHGGRAVASGHDVADPAQAAALVELCVTEFGRIDGLVNNAGLNYEAVSWHDDPDDVRKLVETNVLGVIYVGTAAARAMVDSGRGGAIVNISSGASLGQRRLATYSASKGAVASLTYSWALDMEEVGVRVNAVCPLAHTRMVWKSERSLRNCPPERTPARIAPLVLFLLADDSRGITGQLIRCNGPELHIMGQPYVKQPVLRREVWDSESVRRAFGEVFAAHLEPYGLEKRVPPTLREWTGTAPLTASGTRPSPWPLRSA is encoded by the coding sequence ATGAACGGACAACTCGACGGCAAAGCCGTCGTCGTGACCGGAGCAGGCAGGGGCCTGGGGGAGGCCTTCGCGACGCACGCCGCACAGGCCGGTGCGCTGGTGGTGGTCAACGACATCGACGCGGATCTGGCGCAGCGGACGACCGCGAACATCACGACGCACGGGGGCAGAGCCGTCGCGAGCGGACACGACGTCGCCGACCCGGCACAGGCGGCGGCGCTCGTCGAGCTCTGCGTCACGGAGTTCGGCCGTATCGACGGGCTGGTCAACAACGCGGGCCTGAACTACGAGGCCGTCTCGTGGCACGACGATCCCGATGACGTCCGCAAGCTCGTGGAGACCAACGTGCTCGGGGTGATCTACGTCGGGACGGCGGCGGCGAGGGCGATGGTGGACAGCGGCCGTGGAGGGGCGATCGTCAACATCTCGTCCGGTGCTTCGCTGGGGCAGCGCAGGCTGGCCACGTATTCGGCGAGCAAGGGCGCTGTGGCGTCGCTGACCTACTCGTGGGCGCTCGACATGGAGGAGGTCGGTGTCCGGGTCAACGCGGTGTGCCCGCTCGCGCACACCCGGATGGTCTGGAAATCGGAGCGTTCGCTGCGGAACTGCCCGCCGGAGCGGACGCCTGCGCGGATCGCGCCGCTGGTGCTGTTCCTCCTCGCCGACGATTCGCGTGGCATCACCGGGCAGCTCATTCGCTGCAACGGCCCGGAGTTGCACATCATGGGCCAGCCGTACGTGAAGCAGCCCGTGCTGCGTCGTGAGGTGTGGGACAGCGAGAGTGTGCGGCGGGCGTTCGGCGAGGTCTTCGCCGCGCACCTCGAACCGTACGGGCTGGAGAAGCGGGTTCCGCCGACGCTGAGGGAGTGGACCGGCACGGCTCCACTCACGGCGTCAGGGACGCGGCCGTCACCCTGGCCCCTTCGCAGCGCCTGA
- a CDS encoding MFS transporter: MTDAIRNREFRALWIAEAQSVLGDHLTTVALSIVVYSRTGSALWAAGVYALTFLPALAGGLGLAQIADRLPRKTVLVVSALVQAGLVGAMAVPGMPLAPLCVLVVLARLAGAPANAAQNALTREVFSDDGLYLRSQDLRGITSNIAMLVGLAGGGLLVTSFGASWALAIDALTFLVAALLVQLWVRQRPAAGNPDDGWFSAVRWVWGQRRLRVLLALSWLVGLAVIPEGLAAPLADQIGASERAVGWLLAADPVGFILGTFLLSRFVSPENRRRVMGVLATLAAAILVGFAATPTLPFALLLLMLAGAAGAYIISVGATFITWVPNDKRGGAGGVYRTGLRVAQGLGVALGGVVADLVGSATTAIALAGAAGVLLTIPVAISWARVQKAN; the protein is encoded by the coding sequence ATGACCGACGCGATCCGCAACCGCGAGTTCCGGGCGCTGTGGATCGCGGAGGCACAGTCGGTTCTCGGCGATCACTTGACGACGGTGGCCCTGTCCATCGTCGTGTACAGCCGCACCGGCTCGGCGCTCTGGGCCGCGGGCGTCTACGCCCTCACCTTCCTTCCCGCCCTCGCAGGCGGCCTGGGACTGGCACAGATCGCCGACCGGCTACCGCGCAAGACAGTCCTCGTGGTCTCCGCCCTCGTGCAGGCCGGGCTGGTGGGTGCCATGGCGGTGCCAGGGATGCCGCTGGCGCCGCTGTGCGTACTCGTCGTGCTGGCCCGCCTCGCCGGTGCGCCCGCCAACGCCGCGCAGAACGCCTTGACCAGGGAGGTGTTCAGCGACGACGGACTGTACCTGCGCAGTCAGGATCTTCGGGGCATCACCAGCAACATCGCCATGCTCGTCGGGCTGGCCGGTGGCGGGCTGTTGGTCACGTCGTTCGGCGCGTCGTGGGCGCTCGCGATCGATGCCCTGACCTTCCTTGTCGCGGCTCTGCTCGTGCAACTGTGGGTTCGGCAGCGCCCTGCCGCAGGCAACCCGGACGACGGCTGGTTCAGCGCCGTGCGCTGGGTTTGGGGACAGCGGCGCCTACGCGTTCTGCTCGCTCTGTCGTGGCTGGTGGGGCTCGCGGTGATTCCGGAGGGCCTCGCCGCACCCCTCGCCGACCAGATCGGCGCCTCCGAACGTGCTGTCGGCTGGCTGCTCGCCGCCGACCCCGTCGGCTTCATCCTCGGTACGTTCCTGCTGTCGCGATTCGTGTCCCCCGAGAACCGCAGGCGAGTGATGGGAGTGCTCGCCACACTCGCCGCCGCGATCCTCGTCGGCTTCGCAGCGACACCCACTCTGCCGTTCGCGTTGTTACTGCTGATGCTCGCGGGAGCAGCGGGTGCCTACATCATCTCCGTCGGGGCCACCTTCATCACCTGGGTGCCCAACGACAAGCGTGGTGGAGCGGGCGGCGTCTACCGCACGGGGCTCCGGGTGGCGCAGGGCCTCGGCGTCGCACTCGGCGGTGTGGTCGCGGACCTCGTCGGGTCCGCGACGACCGCTATCGCACTCGCAGGAGCGGCCGGTGTGCTCCTCACGATCCCGGTGGCGATCTCCTGGGCGCGGGTACAGAAGGCAAATTAG
- a CDS encoding ABC transporter ATP-binding protein, with translation MTDARLRAEGVRLGYGDRLVVNGLDLDVTDGAITVIIGPNGCGKSTLLRALGRLLRPRGGAVLLDGKRIDRQPTREVARVVGLLPQSPTAPEGLTVADLVSRGRHPHQSWHRQWSSGDEEAVSRALRLTGMDAYADRVVDELSGGQRQRAWISMTLAQDTSLLLLDEPITYLDLAHQVDVLDLVHRLHTERGTTVAMVLHDLNLAARYADTLVAMKDGGVVAQGPPSELLTEELLSEVFGLTATIVPDPVAGTPLVVPISAHVRAGVR, from the coding sequence ATGACCGACGCGAGACTGCGCGCCGAGGGGGTGCGGCTCGGCTACGGCGATCGGCTCGTCGTCAACGGCCTCGACCTCGATGTCACCGACGGTGCGATCACAGTGATCATCGGCCCCAACGGTTGCGGTAAATCGACCTTGCTGCGGGCGTTGGGCCGCCTCTTGCGGCCACGCGGCGGAGCCGTACTGCTCGACGGAAAGCGCATCGACAGGCAACCGACCCGCGAGGTCGCCCGCGTCGTCGGCCTGCTGCCGCAGTCCCCGACCGCGCCCGAGGGGCTGACCGTGGCCGACCTGGTGTCGCGGGGCAGGCACCCGCACCAGAGCTGGCACCGCCAGTGGTCGTCCGGCGACGAGGAAGCCGTGTCGCGAGCGTTGCGGCTCACCGGGATGGATGCCTACGCCGACCGCGTCGTCGATGAGCTCTCCGGAGGGCAACGTCAGCGCGCGTGGATCTCGATGACCCTTGCGCAGGACACATCGCTGCTCTTGCTGGACGAACCGATCACCTACCTCGACCTCGCGCACCAGGTGGACGTCCTCGACCTCGTCCACCGGCTGCACACGGAGAGGGGCACCACGGTGGCGATGGTGTTGCATGATCTGAATCTCGCCGCCCGCTACGCCGACACGCTCGTAGCCATGAAGGACGGCGGCGTCGTGGCGCAGGGTCCGCCATCGGAGCTGCTCACGGAGGAACTGCTGTCCGAGGTCTTCGGCCTGACGGCCACGATCGTGCCGGACCCGGTGGCCGGCACCCCGCTCGTCGTACCCATCAGCGCACACGTGCGCGCGGGTGTGCGCTGA
- a CDS encoding AMP-dependent synthetase/ligase, whose product MTTQQSVAAQVEGLTIARLLRRNATEFGHLPALTSLDEPGSPTLDWAQVRDEVAAVARGLIDLGLRTGQRLVIMSPSRPEHIITDLAAANAGAIPCTAYSTLSSDQIKYVVNHSSAPIAVVAGSDELSRWRPVLDDLPGLRQVVVLDREAVPEDDDRFLSYAVLRERGSALHAESPETFERLTDVIEPDDPLSMIYTSGTTGVPKGVVLSHRNAIHEAIAVHEMHAAPPHLANIAYLPLAHIAERELSIYIPVVRAGHVHTLADPTAIVAALTRVRPQSFFGVPRVWEKMVAGLRNMLAGVPEDRRNALLAAADLVREGYRLRGAGAKVPPELADRIAEIDRTVIAPLRVLLGLDRLLFASSGAAALPEEVLYFMAGLGVEIHEVWGLSETTGAATSNHAGAFRAGSVGKPVADVEVAVADDGELLVRGPIVFLGYLREDGSVEAATDSEGWFATGDIGSIDDDGFVTITDRKKELIITAGGKNIAPTRIESLLKEHPLIGQAVAIGDNRPYVTALVVLDDEIAPGWAAVRGIETDDLTALADHPAVRAEIDRAVESANERLARVEQVKRYRLLTRAWTPETGELTPTLKLKRRVITDRYRSDIDALYD is encoded by the coding sequence TTGACCACTCAGCAATCCGTCGCGGCCCAGGTGGAGGGCCTCACCATCGCCAGGCTCCTTCGCCGCAACGCCACCGAGTTCGGCCACCTTCCCGCTCTGACGTCCCTCGACGAACCCGGCAGCCCCACCCTCGACTGGGCGCAGGTACGCGACGAGGTCGCCGCTGTGGCCAGGGGACTGATCGACCTCGGCCTCCGCACCGGCCAGCGGCTGGTGATCATGTCGCCGAGCAGACCGGAGCACATCATCACCGACCTCGCAGCCGCCAACGCCGGTGCGATTCCGTGCACGGCGTACTCGACGCTGAGCAGCGACCAGATCAAGTACGTGGTCAACCACAGTTCCGCACCGATCGCCGTCGTGGCCGGAAGCGACGAGCTGTCGCGGTGGCGACCGGTTCTCGACGACCTGCCCGGCCTGAGGCAGGTCGTCGTGCTCGATCGCGAGGCCGTACCCGAGGACGACGACCGGTTCCTCTCCTACGCCGTGCTGCGCGAGCGGGGTTCCGCCCTGCACGCGGAGTCACCGGAGACCTTCGAGCGCCTCACCGACGTGATCGAGCCGGACGACCCGCTTTCCATGATCTACACCTCGGGCACGACCGGTGTGCCCAAGGGAGTGGTGCTGTCCCACCGCAACGCCATTCACGAGGCGATCGCCGTGCACGAGATGCACGCCGCCCCGCCGCACCTTGCGAACATCGCCTACCTCCCGCTCGCCCACATCGCGGAACGGGAGCTGTCGATCTACATACCCGTCGTCCGCGCCGGGCACGTCCACACCCTCGCCGACCCGACCGCCATCGTCGCCGCCCTCACCCGGGTCAGGCCACAGTCCTTCTTCGGCGTTCCGCGAGTGTGGGAGAAGATGGTCGCGGGGCTGAGGAACATGCTCGCCGGAGTACCGGAGGATCGCAGGAACGCGCTGCTCGCCGCCGCGGACCTCGTGCGGGAGGGCTACCGGCTGCGCGGCGCGGGAGCCAAGGTACCGCCCGAACTCGCCGACCGCATCGCGGAGATCGATCGCACCGTGATCGCTCCCCTTCGCGTGCTGCTCGGCCTCGACAGACTCCTGTTCGCGTCGAGCGGCGCGGCAGCCCTGCCGGAGGAAGTGCTGTACTTCATGGCCGGTCTCGGCGTCGAGATCCACGAGGTGTGGGGACTGTCCGAGACGACGGGAGCGGCGACGAGCAACCACGCGGGCGCCTTCAGGGCTGGCAGTGTCGGCAAGCCGGTCGCCGACGTCGAGGTCGCGGTGGCCGACGACGGTGAACTGCTTGTCAGGGGGCCGATCGTGTTCCTCGGCTACCTCAGAGAAGACGGCTCCGTCGAGGCGGCGACCGACTCCGAAGGCTGGTTCGCCACGGGTGACATCGGATCGATCGACGACGACGGGTTCGTCACCATCACCGACCGCAAGAAGGAACTCATCATCACCGCCGGTGGCAAGAACATCGCTCCCACAAGGATTGAGAGCCTCCTCAAGGAACATCCGCTCATCGGTCAGGCCGTCGCGATCGGGGACAACCGCCCCTACGTCACCGCGCTCGTCGTGCTCGACGACGAGATCGCACCGGGGTGGGCGGCCGTTCGGGGAATCGAGACCGACGACCTCACCGCACTCGCCGACCACCCAGCCGTGCGCGCCGAGATCGACCGTGCCGTCGAGTCGGCCAACGAGCGGCTCGCCAGGGTGGAGCAGGTGAAGCGCTACCGGTTGCTCACGCGGGCCTGGACACCCGAGACTGGCGAGCTGACACCGACGTTGAAACTCAAGCGGCGCGTCATCACCGACCGGTACCGCTCGGACATCGACGCGCTCTACGACTGA
- a CDS encoding LCP family protein: protein MPGRQPGRGGAPATSSTSARRKGSGAGARAALAIVSMLVLTVTGYAWAAMEGLVNGLTTTDVISNADRPADGARDILLVGMDSRVDAQGNPLPQDMLAKLNAGAADGELNTDTLILLHVPNDGKKAVALSMPRDSYVTIPGFGQHKLNSAYARGKLAAKKDLQAQGVTDEKELELRSNQEGAKTLIATIEALTGQTIDNYASINLLGFYDITNAIGGVDVCLKQDTNDPYSGANFKAGRQTISGVDALAFVRQRHGLLRGDLDRVVRQQVFLAGLANKVLSAGTLADPAKLNNLVEAIQKSVVVNKGWDILSFAQQLKGLTGGQIQFRTIPIVNPEYDTPDGMAVQVDPAEVRQFVGKLSGKKVTKPPAPSPAEITVDVYNTSNVQGLAGTVSEALVAQGFMQGEIANDEPRQASVVQAATGERASAQAVADALGGGLAVEESAEITSGHVRVLLAPDYDPSGASAAGGPAGGGNAPGAKAPSQAGKGAAEEPITADGVTCVN, encoded by the coding sequence GTGCCCGGCAGGCAGCCGGGCCGAGGTGGCGCTCCGGCGACGTCCTCCACCTCGGCCCGGCGCAAGGGTTCAGGGGCCGGGGCGAGGGCCGCATTGGCGATCGTGTCCATGCTCGTACTCACCGTCACCGGCTATGCCTGGGCTGCCATGGAGGGCCTCGTCAACGGGCTGACGACAACCGATGTGATCTCGAACGCCGATCGGCCCGCCGACGGGGCACGCGACATCCTGCTGGTCGGCATGGACAGTCGTGTTGACGCCCAGGGCAACCCGCTTCCGCAGGACATGCTCGCCAAGCTCAACGCGGGTGCGGCCGACGGTGAACTCAACACCGACACGCTGATCCTCCTGCATGTTCCCAATGACGGGAAGAAGGCAGTCGCGCTGTCCATGCCGAGGGACTCCTACGTGACGATCCCAGGCTTCGGCCAGCACAAACTCAACTCTGCTTATGCGAGGGGGAAGCTGGCGGCGAAGAAGGATCTGCAAGCCCAGGGCGTCACCGACGAGAAGGAACTGGAGCTGCGCAGCAACCAGGAGGGCGCCAAGACGCTGATCGCGACGATCGAGGCGCTGACCGGGCAGACCATCGACAACTATGCCTCCATCAACCTGCTCGGCTTCTACGACATCACCAACGCGATCGGTGGTGTTGACGTGTGTCTGAAGCAGGACACGAATGACCCGTACTCCGGCGCTAACTTCAAGGCAGGCAGACAGACCATCTCCGGGGTGGACGCGCTCGCGTTCGTCCGGCAACGGCACGGTCTCCTTCGGGGCGACCTCGACCGGGTCGTGCGGCAGCAGGTTTTCCTCGCCGGTCTGGCGAACAAGGTGCTCTCAGCCGGAACGCTGGCCGACCCAGCCAAGCTGAACAATCTCGTCGAAGCCATCCAGAAGTCCGTCGTGGTGAACAAGGGCTGGGACATCCTGTCCTTCGCGCAGCAGCTCAAGGGGCTCACGGGCGGGCAGATCCAGTTCCGCACCATCCCGATCGTGAATCCCGAGTACGACACGCCCGACGGGATGGCTGTCCAGGTGGATCCCGCGGAGGTCAGGCAGTTCGTGGGGAAGCTGTCGGGGAAGAAGGTCACCAAGCCGCCGGCCCCCTCACCTGCCGAGATCACCGTGGACGTGTACAACACCTCGAACGTCCAGGGCCTCGCGGGCACCGTGTCCGAGGCGCTGGTCGCGCAGGGCTTCATGCAGGGTGAAATCGCCAACGACGAGCCACGGCAGGCGAGCGTGGTCCAGGCCGCGACGGGCGAGCGCGCCTCCGCTCAGGCCGTCGCCGACGCGCTGGGCGGCGGTCTCGCCGTCGAGGAGAGCGCGGAGATCACCTCAGGGCACGTGCGCGTACTGCTGGCGCCGGACTACGACCCGAGCGGAGCTTCAGCTGCCGGAGGGCCAGCCGGTGGTGGCAACGCACCGGGCGCCAAGGCCCCTTCGCAGGCAGGCAAGGGGGCGGCGGAGGAACCGATCACCGCTGACGGCGTCACCTGCGTGAACTGA
- a CDS encoding phospholipase A2 has product MPARRPPNTRRGKSGGIARLLLLVLLVVGFGFLASRSEATPAGTTDAPADGTVTAAERAVEALLDPHRSAEAVSALPADFATVTGVEVATQRALDGTERAVHVGGGCSAPWGDDSTRWDFGTPCRSHDLGYDLLRYAEKKGSPLDAGYREKLDDRLSEDMYATCDVNPRDTPELCRSVAAVYTAGLVVNSWHQRWGPPIGEPLSPLLAGVAVIAVLLWHRFREPLLDSPAEQPRRVALNRSEVVPAKPWTLLGVMSLAVLILGESTVALTRWAGVDGAWLWPLTWLTQAAVLFFFAAGHSNAATWEASARSGGGVRSYLAHRGSWLLRLTLVFTVVAFAVPLGLEVLSVPPATIEGVVRVALHPLWLLGFYLLTVILTPLMWTAHRYAPRMVPFGLALALAAAEWASTLTTASWPHHLATLTLALLAQQAAFAHRDGFTPRRHQLLIAAGTGLGALTIGITTGVLPPSVLGVDGGNAPPALAGPTTAVLLIGVVHIAVLGLVRTRLAPVACRPSVLRAAGLASRAPMSLYLLFLAAVLLLVGAVHLPQHFGQGFDFPSVQSRALLATALLAGPAVFVFVWIERHGWHGWHGPPPLPAWGPSQGRLDRLLSLGATAAGFGFAVLGVFGFALTTLNTEPDVLSGLLLDPVQSLVHLLLGMSLLHCVRTGSTSTPGAWLLAATACVPPLLSVTAEPVPDSLGVVVHVAACTAAVAAAATTTVTALTSPGRALRR; this is encoded by the coding sequence ATGCCTGCCCGACGGCCCCCGAACACACGCCGGGGGAAGTCGGGCGGCATCGCCCGGCTCCTACTGCTCGTTCTGCTCGTGGTCGGCTTCGGTTTCCTGGCCTCGCGATCGGAAGCCACACCGGCCGGTACCACCGACGCGCCTGCCGACGGCACCGTGACGGCCGCCGAGCGTGCCGTTGAAGCACTCCTCGATCCGCATCGCTCGGCTGAGGCTGTGTCTGCTCTTCCCGCCGACTTCGCGACCGTGACCGGGGTCGAGGTCGCGACGCAGCGCGCGCTCGACGGCACTGAAAGAGCCGTGCACGTCGGTGGTGGCTGCTCCGCGCCGTGGGGCGACGACAGCACGCGATGGGACTTCGGGACGCCGTGCCGTTCTCACGACCTCGGCTACGACCTCCTTCGCTACGCGGAGAAGAAGGGCAGCCCGCTCGACGCCGGATACCGGGAGAAGCTCGACGACCGGCTCTCGGAGGACATGTACGCGACGTGTGACGTCAATCCAAGGGACACACCCGAGTTGTGCCGCAGCGTCGCCGCCGTCTACACCGCCGGTCTCGTGGTGAACTCCTGGCATCAGAGGTGGGGACCACCGATCGGGGAGCCGTTGTCGCCGTTGCTCGCCGGTGTCGCGGTGATCGCGGTGCTGCTGTGGCACCGCTTTCGCGAGCCACTGCTCGACAGCCCTGCCGAGCAACCCCGGCGAGTTGCCCTGAACCGTTCCGAGGTCGTCCCCGCCAAGCCGTGGACGCTTCTCGGCGTCATGAGCCTCGCCGTCCTCATCCTCGGCGAATCGACCGTGGCGCTGACTCGCTGGGCCGGCGTGGACGGCGCGTGGTTGTGGCCACTGACCTGGCTGACGCAGGCGGCGGTGCTGTTCTTCTTCGCCGCGGGTCACAGCAACGCGGCCACCTGGGAGGCCAGCGCTCGTTCGGGTGGCGGGGTGCGGTCCTACCTCGCACACCGGGGCAGCTGGTTGCTCCGGCTGACGCTCGTGTTCACCGTCGTGGCCTTCGCGGTTCCGCTCGGGTTGGAGGTACTGAGCGTGCCGCCGGCAACGATCGAAGGTGTTGTCCGCGTGGCACTGCACCCTCTGTGGCTGCTCGGCTTCTACCTGTTGACGGTGATCCTCACTCCTCTGATGTGGACGGCGCACCGGTACGCACCGAGGATGGTGCCGTTCGGGCTGGCTCTGGCGCTGGCCGCTGCGGAGTGGGCGAGCACGCTGACCACAGCGTCGTGGCCTCACCATCTCGCCACGCTGACCCTCGCGCTGCTGGCGCAGCAGGCCGCTTTCGCTCACCGCGACGGGTTCACCCCGCGCCGTCACCAACTGCTGATCGCCGCAGGGACGGGTCTCGGTGCGCTGACGATCGGCATCACGACGGGGGTTCTGCCGCCTTCGGTACTCGGTGTCGATGGCGGCAACGCCCCGCCCGCGCTGGCGGGGCCCACGACGGCTGTCTTGCTGATCGGTGTGGTCCACATCGCAGTGCTCGGGCTGGTTCGCACCAGGCTCGCTCCTGTGGCGTGCCGCCCGTCGGTGCTGAGAGCCGCGGGGCTGGCCTCTCGCGCACCGATGAGCCTCTACCTGCTCTTCCTCGCGGCGGTGCTGCTGCTCGTGGGTGCCGTGCACCTACCGCAGCATTTCGGACAGGGATTCGACTTCCCGTCCGTGCAGTCCCGCGCGCTGCTGGCCACCGCGCTGCTCGCCGGGCCTGCCGTGTTCGTCTTCGTCTGGATCGAGCGCCATGGGTGGCACGGGTGGCACGGCCCTCCACCCTTGCCTGCGTGGGGCCCCTCGCAGGGCAGGCTCGATCGGCTGCTGTCCCTCGGTGCGACGGCCGCCGGATTCGGCTTCGCCGTCCTCGGCGTCTTCGGCTTCGCCCTGACCACCCTCAACACCGAACCGGACGTCCTCTCCGGACTGCTCCTCGACCCGGTGCAGAGTCTCGTGCATCTCCTGCTCGGGATGTCGTTGCTGCACTGTGTGCGCACCGGCTCGACCAGCACCCCGGGAGCCTGGCTGCTCGCGGCGACGGCCTGCGTTCCGCCGCTGCTCTCGGTGACGGCGGAACCCGTGCCCGACTCGCTCGGCGTTGTGGTGCACGTTGCCGCGTGCACCGCCGCCGTCGCCGCTGCGGCCACGACCACGGTGACCGCTCTGACCTCCCCCGGTCGGGCGTTACGACGCTGA
- a CDS encoding FecCD family ABC transporter permease, giving the protein MSLVRDIEAVPGAKALTVGRFCWTFRPRVMAVPVVAAVVLLAVSSVNIALGSAQIDVLDVLRTLAGGGDRRENGIVFDLRLPRTLAGALVGAAFGLAGALFQSIARNPLASPDILGVTWGAGAGAVAVIILGGTRGQVSGLLAELGVPLAALAGGLVAGVLLYALSWRRGIDGYRMVLVGIGLSAVFYNVVYWLLTVGDVDDATRATVWLVGNLADVGWEQIAGVSIALAVLVPTALVAAHTLGGLQFGDDTAKGLGIRVDAARGTLVLLAAALAAVATSTAGPIAFVALATPQIALRLARTARPPLVGSLVLGATLVVSADLVVRLVSASLPVGVLTAILGAPYLLFLLVRAQRA; this is encoded by the coding sequence GTGAGCCTCGTACGTGATATCGAAGCCGTGCCGGGAGCGAAGGCGCTGACGGTCGGCAGGTTCTGCTGGACCTTCCGCCCCAGGGTGATGGCCGTGCCGGTGGTCGCAGCCGTCGTGTTGCTGGCCGTTTCCTCGGTCAACATCGCGCTCGGCAGCGCGCAGATCGACGTGCTCGACGTCCTGCGGACACTCGCGGGCGGTGGAGACCGTCGTGAGAACGGCATCGTCTTCGACCTGCGACTGCCCCGCACGCTGGCCGGAGCCCTCGTCGGTGCGGCGTTCGGCCTCGCCGGTGCGCTCTTCCAGTCCATCGCGCGGAACCCGCTGGCGAGTCCCGACATCCTCGGTGTCACATGGGGTGCCGGCGCGGGGGCCGTGGCCGTGATCATCCTCGGCGGGACGCGCGGGCAGGTCAGCGGGCTCCTCGCCGAGCTGGGGGTTCCCCTCGCCGCACTCGCGGGCGGCCTCGTCGCAGGCGTTCTGCTGTACGCGCTGTCGTGGCGGCGCGGTATCGACGGCTACCGCATGGTGCTCGTGGGGATCGGGCTGTCCGCCGTGTTCTACAACGTCGTCTACTGGCTGCTGACGGTCGGCGATGTTGACGACGCCACCCGGGCCACCGTGTGGCTCGTCGGCAACCTCGCCGATGTCGGCTGGGAACAGATCGCCGGTGTGTCCATCGCGCTCGCCGTGCTGGTTCCCACGGCTCTCGTCGCCGCGCACACACTCGGCGGCCTCCAGTTCGGCGACGACACAGCCAAGGGTCTGGGCATCCGGGTCGATGCGGCGCGGGGAACGCTGGTGCTGCTGGCCGCAGCGCTGGCCGCGGTGGCCACCTCGACGGCGGGGCCGATCGCGTTCGTCGCCCTCGCGACACCGCAGATCGCTCTGCGGCTCGCCCGCACCGCGCGGCCCCCTCTCGTCGGCTCCCTTGTGCTGGGAGCGACGTTGGTGGTGAGCGCGGACCTCGTTGTGCGCCTCGTGTCGGCGAGCCTGCCCGTCGGAGTGCTCACCGCGATCCTCGGCGCACCGTACCTGCTCTTCCTGCTCGTGCGGGCCCAGCGCGCATGA